The Pseudomonas multiresinivorans DNA window GCCCGCCGCACTGATTGCAGCCAGCGAAAACGGCGCCCGTCCCTGGGCGCCGTTTTCGATGAAGAGAGCAGGGTGGATTCATCGGACCGGCGAACGCCGGGCACCACCCTCTGCCGGGTCAGTGATCAGCACGACTGCGCTGGCCTCCCTTGCGACCCGCCTCGGATGCACGCGCCGGGTCATTCTTGAAATTACCGCCGCT harbors:
- a CDS encoding general stress protein, with protein sequence MAEHRGGKGNFAEDPQRASEAGRKGGQHSGGNFKNDPARASEAGRKGGQRSRADH